From a region of the Balaenoptera musculus isolate JJ_BM4_2016_0621 chromosome 15, mBalMus1.pri.v3, whole genome shotgun sequence genome:
- the EARS2 gene encoding probable glutamate--tRNA ligase, mitochondrial isoform X4, which yields MAVLLKRLLRRRRPPAALGRPLGRREASLDTHAGAAVRVRFAPSPTGFLHLGGLRTALYNYIFAKKHGGSFILRLEDTDQTRLVPGAAENIEDMLEWAGIPPDESPRRGGPAGPYLQSQRLALYAQATEALLKSGAAYPCFCSPQRLELLKREALRNRQTPRYDNRCRSLSEAQVAQKLAKDPKPAIRFHLEGEAPAFQDLVYGWNRHEVASVEGDPVILKSDGFPTYHLACVVDDHHMGISHVLRGSEWLVSTSKHLLLYQALGWQPPLFAHLPLLLNRDGSKLSKRQGDIFLEHFAAAGFLPDALLDIITSCGSGFAENQMGRTLPELITQFDLTRVTCHSALLDLEKLPEFNRLHLRRLVSDETQRRQLVGKLQALVEEAFGSQLQDRHVLDAAYVERIILLRQGHICRLQDLVSPAHSYLWTRPAVGRAQLGAVSEKVDVIAKRVLG from the exons ATGGCTGTGCTCCTGAAGAGGTTGTTGCGTCGCCGGAGGCCCCCGGCGGCCTTGGGCCGCCCCCTGGGACGGCGCGAGGCCAGCCTGGACACTCATGCCGGGGCTGCGGTGCGAGTGCGGTTCGCCCCCAGCCCCACAG GCTTCTTGCACCTGGGCGGCCTCCGCACTGCCTTGTACAACTACATCTTTGCCAAGAAGCACGGAGGGAGCTTCATCCTGAGGCTAGAGGACACGGATCAGACCCGCCTTGTGCCTGGGGCAGCGGAGAATATAGAGGACATGCTGGAGTGGGCAG GCATCCCCCCTGACGAGAGCCCCCGCCGGGGAGGTCCTGCGGGGCCCTACCTGCAGTCTCAGCGACTTGCGCTCTACGCCCAGGCCACCGAAGCTCTGCTGAAGAGCGGCGCTGCGTACCCATGTTTCTGCTCACCCCAGCGGCTGGAGCTCCTGAAGAGGGAGGCCCTAAGGAACCGCCAGACACCCCG GTATGACAATCGGTGCCGGAGCCTGAGCGAGGCGCAGGTGGCCCAGAAGCTGGCCAAGGACCCCAAGCCTGCCATCCGCTTCCACCTGGAGGGGGAGGCGCCAGCCTTCCAGGACTTGGTGTATGGCTGGAATCGGCATGAGGTGGCCAGTGTGGAGGGGGACCCAGTCATCCTGAAGAGCGATGGCTTCCCCACCTACCACCTGGCCTGCGTGGTGGACGACCACCACATGGGCATCAGCCACGTGCTGCGGGGCTCCGAGTGGCTGGTCTCCACCTCCAAGCATCTGCTCCTctaccaggccctgggctggcagcCCCCGCTCTTTGCCCACCTGCCCCTGCTCCTCAACAGGGATGGCAGCAAGCTGTCCAAGAGGCAAGGGGACATCTTCCTGGAGCATTTTGCTGCCGCCGGCTTCCTGCCGGATGCCTTGCTCGATATCATCACCAGCTGCGGCTCAGGGTTTGCAG AGAACCAGATGGGCAGGACCTTGCCAGAGCTGATCACACAGTTTGACCTGACCCGGGTCACCTGCCACTCGGCCCTGCTGGACCTGGAGAAGCTCCCAGAATTCAACAG GCTGCACCTCCGCCGGCTGGTGAGCGATGAGACCCAGAGACGCCAGCTGGTGGGGAAGCTACAGGCTCTCGTGGAGGAGGCTTTCGGGAGCCAGCTGCAAGACAGGCATGTGCTGGACGCGGCCTACGTGGAGAGGATCATCCTGCTGAGACAG GGTCACATTTGCCGCCTGCAGGATTTGGTCTCCCCAGCGCACTCCTACCTGTGGACTCGCCCTGCTGTGGGTCGAGCGCAGCTGGGCGCCGTCTCGGAGAAGGTGGACGTCATTGCCAAGCGTGTGCTGGG gtga
- the EARS2 gene encoding probable glutamate--tRNA ligase, mitochondrial isoform X3, producing MAVLLKRLLRRRRPPAALGRPLGRREASLDTHAGAAVRVRFAPSPTGFLHLGGLRTALYNYIFAKKHGGSFILRLEDTDQTRLVPGAAENIEDMLEWAGIPPDESPRRGGPAGPYLQSQRLALYAQATEALLKSGAAYPCFCSPQRLELLKREALRNRQTPRYDNRCRSLSEAQVAQKLAKDPKPAIRFHLEGEAPAFQDLVYGWNRHEVASVEGDPVILKSDGFPTYHLACVVDDHHMGISHVLRGSEWLVSTSKHLLLYQALGWQPPLFAHLPLLLNRDGSKLSKRQGDIFLEHFAAAGFLPDALLDIITSCGSGFAENQMGRTLPELITQFDLTRVTCHSALLDLEKLPEFNRLHLRRLVSDETQRRQLVGKLQALVEEAFGSQLQDRHVLDAAYVERIILLRQGHICRLQDLVSPAHSYLWTRPAVGRAQLGAVSEKVDVIAKRVLGKDLL from the exons ATGGCTGTGCTCCTGAAGAGGTTGTTGCGTCGCCGGAGGCCCCCGGCGGCCTTGGGCCGCCCCCTGGGACGGCGCGAGGCCAGCCTGGACACTCATGCCGGGGCTGCGGTGCGAGTGCGGTTCGCCCCCAGCCCCACAG GCTTCTTGCACCTGGGCGGCCTCCGCACTGCCTTGTACAACTACATCTTTGCCAAGAAGCACGGAGGGAGCTTCATCCTGAGGCTAGAGGACACGGATCAGACCCGCCTTGTGCCTGGGGCAGCGGAGAATATAGAGGACATGCTGGAGTGGGCAG GCATCCCCCCTGACGAGAGCCCCCGCCGGGGAGGTCCTGCGGGGCCCTACCTGCAGTCTCAGCGACTTGCGCTCTACGCCCAGGCCACCGAAGCTCTGCTGAAGAGCGGCGCTGCGTACCCATGTTTCTGCTCACCCCAGCGGCTGGAGCTCCTGAAGAGGGAGGCCCTAAGGAACCGCCAGACACCCCG GTATGACAATCGGTGCCGGAGCCTGAGCGAGGCGCAGGTGGCCCAGAAGCTGGCCAAGGACCCCAAGCCTGCCATCCGCTTCCACCTGGAGGGGGAGGCGCCAGCCTTCCAGGACTTGGTGTATGGCTGGAATCGGCATGAGGTGGCCAGTGTGGAGGGGGACCCAGTCATCCTGAAGAGCGATGGCTTCCCCACCTACCACCTGGCCTGCGTGGTGGACGACCACCACATGGGCATCAGCCACGTGCTGCGGGGCTCCGAGTGGCTGGTCTCCACCTCCAAGCATCTGCTCCTctaccaggccctgggctggcagcCCCCGCTCTTTGCCCACCTGCCCCTGCTCCTCAACAGGGATGGCAGCAAGCTGTCCAAGAGGCAAGGGGACATCTTCCTGGAGCATTTTGCTGCCGCCGGCTTCCTGCCGGATGCCTTGCTCGATATCATCACCAGCTGCGGCTCAGGGTTTGCAG AGAACCAGATGGGCAGGACCTTGCCAGAGCTGATCACACAGTTTGACCTGACCCGGGTCACCTGCCACTCGGCCCTGCTGGACCTGGAGAAGCTCCCAGAATTCAACAG GCTGCACCTCCGCCGGCTGGTGAGCGATGAGACCCAGAGACGCCAGCTGGTGGGGAAGCTACAGGCTCTCGTGGAGGAGGCTTTCGGGAGCCAGCTGCAAGACAGGCATGTGCTGGACGCGGCCTACGTGGAGAGGATCATCCTGCTGAGACAG GGTCACATTTGCCGCCTGCAGGATTTGGTCTCCCCAGCGCACTCCTACCTGTGGACTCGCCCTGCTGTGGGTCGAGCGCAGCTGGGCGCCGTCTCGGAGAAGGTGGACGTCATTGCCAAGCGTGTGCTGGG
- the EARS2 gene encoding probable glutamate--tRNA ligase, mitochondrial isoform X2 gives MAVLLKRLLRRRRPPAALGRPLGRREASLDTHAGAAVRVRFAPSPTGFLHLGGLRTALYNYIFAKKHGGSFILRLEDTDQTRLVPGAAENIEDMLEWAGIPPDESPRRGGPAGPYLQSQRLALYAQATEALLKSGAAYPCFCSPQRLELLKREALRNRQTPRYDNRCRSLSEAQVAQKLAKDPKPAIRFHLEGEAPAFQDLVYGWNRHEVASVEGDPVILKSDGFPTYHLACVVDDHHMGISHVLRGSEWLVSTSKHLLLYQALGWQPPLFAHLPLLLNRDGSKLSKRQGDIFLEHFAAAGFLPDALLDIITSCGSGFAENQMGRTLPELITQFDLTRVTCHSALLDLEKLPEFNRLHLRRLVSDETQRRQLVGKLQALVEEAFGSQLQDRHVLDAAYVERIILLRQGHICRLQDLVSPAHSYLWTRPAVGRAQLGAVSEKVDVIAKRVLGTLPNVCAQLFSKMDSSPGAYGMALASHIMECAPPF, from the exons ATGGCTGTGCTCCTGAAGAGGTTGTTGCGTCGCCGGAGGCCCCCGGCGGCCTTGGGCCGCCCCCTGGGACGGCGCGAGGCCAGCCTGGACACTCATGCCGGGGCTGCGGTGCGAGTGCGGTTCGCCCCCAGCCCCACAG GCTTCTTGCACCTGGGCGGCCTCCGCACTGCCTTGTACAACTACATCTTTGCCAAGAAGCACGGAGGGAGCTTCATCCTGAGGCTAGAGGACACGGATCAGACCCGCCTTGTGCCTGGGGCAGCGGAGAATATAGAGGACATGCTGGAGTGGGCAG GCATCCCCCCTGACGAGAGCCCCCGCCGGGGAGGTCCTGCGGGGCCCTACCTGCAGTCTCAGCGACTTGCGCTCTACGCCCAGGCCACCGAAGCTCTGCTGAAGAGCGGCGCTGCGTACCCATGTTTCTGCTCACCCCAGCGGCTGGAGCTCCTGAAGAGGGAGGCCCTAAGGAACCGCCAGACACCCCG GTATGACAATCGGTGCCGGAGCCTGAGCGAGGCGCAGGTGGCCCAGAAGCTGGCCAAGGACCCCAAGCCTGCCATCCGCTTCCACCTGGAGGGGGAGGCGCCAGCCTTCCAGGACTTGGTGTATGGCTGGAATCGGCATGAGGTGGCCAGTGTGGAGGGGGACCCAGTCATCCTGAAGAGCGATGGCTTCCCCACCTACCACCTGGCCTGCGTGGTGGACGACCACCACATGGGCATCAGCCACGTGCTGCGGGGCTCCGAGTGGCTGGTCTCCACCTCCAAGCATCTGCTCCTctaccaggccctgggctggcagcCCCCGCTCTTTGCCCACCTGCCCCTGCTCCTCAACAGGGATGGCAGCAAGCTGTCCAAGAGGCAAGGGGACATCTTCCTGGAGCATTTTGCTGCCGCCGGCTTCCTGCCGGATGCCTTGCTCGATATCATCACCAGCTGCGGCTCAGGGTTTGCAG AGAACCAGATGGGCAGGACCTTGCCAGAGCTGATCACACAGTTTGACCTGACCCGGGTCACCTGCCACTCGGCCCTGCTGGACCTGGAGAAGCTCCCAGAATTCAACAG GCTGCACCTCCGCCGGCTGGTGAGCGATGAGACCCAGAGACGCCAGCTGGTGGGGAAGCTACAGGCTCTCGTGGAGGAGGCTTTCGGGAGCCAGCTGCAAGACAGGCATGTGCTGGACGCGGCCTACGTGGAGAGGATCATCCTGCTGAGACAG GGTCACATTTGCCGCCTGCAGGATTTGGTCTCCCCAGCGCACTCCTACCTGTGGACTCGCCCTGCTGTGGGTCGAGCGCAGCTGGGCGCCGTCTCGGAGAAGGTGGACGTCATTGCCAAGCGTGTGCTGGG
- the UBFD1 gene encoding ubiquitin domain-containing protein UBFD1 isoform X2 has translation MAAAGAPDGMEETGMDTEAETVATEGPARPLNCLEAEAAAGAAAEDSCAARGSLQPAPAQPPGDLAAQASVSNGEDAGGGAGRELVDLKIIWNKTKHDVKFPLDSTGSELKQKIHSITGLPPAMQKVMYKGLVPEDKTLREIKVTSGAKIMVVGSTINDVLAVNTPKDAAQQDAKAEENKKEPLCRQKQHRKVLDKGKPEDVMPSVKGAQERLPAIPLSGMYNKSGGKVRLTFKLEQDQLWIGTKDSWREPNMPNSPVSGQH, from the exons ATGGCGGCGGCCGGAGCCCCGGATG GCATGGAGGAAACTGGCATGGACACGGAGGCCGAGACCGTGGCGACCGAGGGGCCCGCGCGGCCCCTCAACTGCTTGGAGGCCGAAgccgcggcgggggcggcggccgaGGACTCCTGCGCTGCGCGAGGCAGTCTGCAGCCTGCCCCGGCCCAGCCCCCTGGGGACCTCGCGGCCCAGGCCTCGGTCAGCAACGGCGAGGACGCGGGCGGCGGCGCGGGCAGGGAGCTGGTGGACCTGAAGATCATCTGGAACAAGACTAAGCACGACGTGAAGTTTCCCCTGGATAGCACAGGCTCCGAGCTAAAACAGAAGATTCACTCGATTACAG GTCTCCCGCCTGCCATGCAGAAAGTCATGTATAAGGGACTTGTCCCTGAGGATAAGACgttgagagaaataaaagtcacCAGTGGAGCCAAGATCATGGTCGTTGGCTCCACGATAAATGATGTTTTAGCAGTAAACACACCCAAAGATGCTGCCCAGCAGGATGCAAAGGCCGAAGAGAACAAGAAGGAGCCTCTCTGCAGGCAGAAA CAACACAGGAAAGTGTTGGATAAAGGAAAACCTGAAGATGTGATGCCGTCTGTTAAGGGTGCCCAG GAGCGCCTGCCAGCTATACCCTTATCTGGCATGTACAATAAGTCCGGGGGAAAAGTGAGACTTACCTTTAAGCTAGAACAAGACCAGCTGTGGATCGGCACTAAAG ATTCCTGGAGGGAACCGAACATGCCTAATTCACCTGTTTCTGGCCAGCACT AG